The Pseudomonas asiatica genome has a segment encoding these proteins:
- the pstB gene encoding phosphate ABC transporter ATP-binding protein PstB — translation MDCKLDKIFYGNFMAVRDSHVPIRKNEITGFIGPSGCGKSTVLRSLNRMNDLVKGFRFEGHVHFLGQDVYGKGVDPVVVRRYIGMVFQQPNPFSMSIFDNVAFGLRLNRYKGDIGDRVKHALQGAALWDEVKDKLKVSGLALSGGQQQRLCIARAIATEPEVLLLDEPCSALDPIATRRVEELMVELKKDYTIALVTHNMQQAIRVADTTAFFSVDISKGTRTGYLVEMGPTTQIFQNPREQLTADYISGKFS, via the coding sequence ATGGACTGCAAGCTGGACAAGATCTTCTACGGCAACTTCATGGCCGTTCGCGACAGCCATGTGCCGATCCGCAAGAACGAGATCACCGGTTTCATCGGGCCGTCCGGCTGCGGCAAGAGTACCGTGCTGCGTAGCCTCAACCGCATGAACGACCTGGTGAAGGGCTTCCGCTTCGAAGGCCATGTGCACTTCCTGGGCCAGGATGTCTACGGCAAGGGCGTCGACCCTGTGGTGGTGCGCCGCTACATCGGCATGGTGTTCCAGCAGCCCAACCCGTTCTCGATGAGCATCTTCGACAACGTCGCCTTCGGCCTGCGCCTGAACCGCTACAAGGGCGACATCGGCGACCGCGTCAAGCACGCACTGCAGGGTGCCGCGCTGTGGGACGAGGTGAAGGACAAGCTCAAGGTCAGCGGCCTGGCCCTGTCCGGCGGCCAGCAACAGCGTCTGTGCATCGCCCGCGCCATCGCCACCGAGCCGGAAGTGCTGCTGCTGGACGAACCCTGCTCGGCACTCGACCCGATTGCCACCCGCCGGGTGGAGGAGCTGATGGTCGAATTGAAAAAGGACTACACCATCGCCCTGGTGACCCACAACATGCAGCAGGCGATTCGTGTGGCCGACACCACTGCGTTCTTCTCGGTCGACATCTCCAAGGGCACCCGTACCGGTTACCTGGTCGAAATGGGCCCGACCACGCAGATTTTCCAGAACCCGCGTGAGCAGCTGACCGCCGACTACATCAGCGGCAAGTTCAGCTGA
- a CDS encoding helix-turn-helix domain-containing protein — translation MKVHEEIEGLAVLIRDLRKFKGLTLGELAQRIGRSVGFLSQVERGVSRPTVADLTAISEELGVSTAYFYKLDQPRELEWVTRPHERRTLHLAGGITDVLASPTITGAFSMLDSHLEPGASSGEEYLDDSSEQGCFVLEGELTVWLDGGEPVTLRASDSFQLQPHASFRYANLTDKPTRVLWVFS, via the coding sequence ATGAAAGTGCACGAAGAGATCGAAGGCCTGGCCGTACTGATTCGCGACCTGCGCAAGTTCAAGGGCCTGACACTGGGCGAACTGGCGCAGCGCATCGGCCGTTCGGTGGGCTTTCTGTCCCAGGTCGAACGGGGCGTATCCCGCCCAACCGTGGCCGACCTCACGGCTATCAGCGAAGAGCTCGGCGTCTCCACGGCCTATTTCTACAAGCTGGACCAGCCGCGCGAACTCGAGTGGGTCACCCGCCCTCACGAGCGTCGTACCCTTCACCTGGCCGGTGGCATCACCGACGTGCTGGCATCCCCCACGATAACGGGCGCGTTCTCCATGCTCGACAGCCACCTGGAGCCTGGGGCCAGCAGTGGCGAGGAGTACCTGGACGACAGCTCGGAGCAGGGCTGCTTCGTGCTCGAAGGCGAACTGACCGTATGGCTGGATGGCGGCGAGCCGGTAACGCTGCGCGCCAGTGACAGTTTTCAGCTGCAACCCCACGCAAGTTTTCGTTACGCCAACCTCACCGACAAGCCCACCCGCGTGCTCTGGGTGTTCAGCTGA
- a CDS encoding aspartate aminotransferase family protein encodes MSEQNSQTLAWQAMSRDHHLAPFSDVRQLAEKGPRIITSAKGVYLWDSEGHKILDGMAGLWCVAVGYGRDELADVASQQMKQLPYYNLFFQTAHPPALELAKAIADVAPQGMTHVFFTGSGSEGNDTVLRMVRHYWALKGQKNKKVIIGRINGYHGSTVAGAGLGGMSGMHQQGGLIPDIVHIPQPYWYGEGGDMTEADFGVWAAEQLEKKILEVGVDNVAAFIAEPIQGAGGVIIPPQTYWPKVKEILARYDILFVADEVICGFGRTGEWFGSDYYDLKPDLMTIAKGLTSGYIPMGGVIVRDEVAKVISEGGDFNHGFTYSGHPVAAAVGLENLRILRDEKIIEQVHDKTAPYLQQRLRELADHPLVGEVRGLGMLGAIELVKDKATRARHEGKGVGMICRQHCFDNGLIMRAVGDTMIIAPPLVISIEEIDELVEKARKCLDLTYEAVR; translated from the coding sequence ATGAGTGAGCAGAATTCCCAGACCCTCGCCTGGCAAGCCATGAGCCGCGACCACCACCTGGCCCCGTTCAGCGATGTTCGGCAACTGGCCGAGAAAGGCCCGCGCATCATCACCTCGGCCAAGGGCGTGTACCTCTGGGACAGCGAAGGCCACAAGATTCTCGATGGCATGGCGGGCCTGTGGTGCGTGGCGGTGGGCTATGGGCGCGATGAGCTGGCCGACGTCGCCAGCCAGCAGATGAAGCAGCTGCCGTACTACAACCTGTTCTTCCAGACCGCGCACCCGCCCGCGCTGGAACTGGCCAAGGCGATCGCCGACGTGGCCCCGCAAGGCATGACCCATGTGTTCTTCACCGGCTCCGGCTCCGAAGGCAACGACACCGTGCTGCGCATGGTCCGCCATTACTGGGCGCTCAAGGGCCAGAAGAACAAGAAGGTGATCATCGGCCGCATCAACGGTTACCACGGCTCCACCGTGGCCGGCGCGGGCCTGGGCGGCATGAGCGGCATGCACCAGCAGGGCGGGCTGATCCCGGATATCGTGCATATCCCGCAGCCGTACTGGTATGGCGAAGGCGGCGACATGACCGAGGCCGACTTCGGCGTGTGGGCGGCCGAGCAGCTGGAGAAGAAGATCCTCGAAGTTGGCGTGGACAACGTTGCCGCCTTCATCGCCGAACCGATCCAGGGCGCTGGCGGGGTGATCATTCCACCGCAGACCTACTGGCCGAAGGTGAAGGAGATTCTGGCCAGGTACGACATCCTCTTCGTCGCTGACGAAGTGATCTGCGGCTTCGGCCGTACAGGCGAGTGGTTCGGTAGCGACTACTACGACCTCAAGCCCGACCTGATGACCATCGCCAAGGGCCTTACCTCCGGCTATATCCCCATGGGCGGCGTGATCGTGCGAGATGAAGTGGCCAAAGTTATCAGCGAAGGCGGCGACTTCAACCACGGCTTCACCTATTCCGGCCACCCGGTGGCGGCTGCGGTGGGCCTGGAGAACTTGCGGATACTGCGTGATGAAAAGATCATCGAGCAGGTGCACGACAAGACCGCTCCGTACTTGCAACAACGCCTGCGCGAGCTGGCCGACCACCCGCTGGTAGGCGAGGTACGCGGCCTGGGCATGCTCGGCGCGATCGAACTGGTGAAGGACAAGGCCACCCGTGCGCGTCATGAAGGCAAAGGTGTCGGCATGATCTGTCGCCAGCATTGCTTCGACAACGGGCTGATCATGCGTGCCGTGGGCGACACCATGATCATCGCGCCGCCGCTGGTGATCAGCATCGAGGAGATCGACGAACTGGTGGAAAAAGCCCGCAAGTGCCTGGACTTGACGTACGAGGCTGTTCGCTGA
- a CDS encoding DUF2256 domain-containing protein, with protein MKKGLLPSKICVVCGRPFNWRKRWARCWAQVRYCSERCRKSAPHREAREQGQGSGPYRHQ; from the coding sequence ATGAAAAAGGGTCTTTTGCCCAGCAAGATCTGCGTGGTGTGTGGGCGGCCGTTCAACTGGCGCAAGCGCTGGGCGCGTTGCTGGGCGCAGGTGCGCTACTGCTCCGAACGATGCCGCAAGTCAGCACCGCACCGCGAGGCGCGCGAGCAAGGGCAGGGTAGCGGCCCATATCGGCACCAGTAA
- a CDS encoding cryptochrome/photolyase family protein yields MRLGLVLGDQLSFDLASLNALDPARDAVLMAEVEGEARYVPHHPLKIVLIFSAMRHFAQALRERGWQVHYVQLDDDGNSGTIVGELRRWQQALGATHIHLTECGEWRLEQALRDAALPLVWHRDTRFICSREAFARWARERGQLRMEYFYRGMRKRTGLLLEPDGSPAGGTWNLDGDNRKALPRQLRGPFAAHFEQDEITAAVIALVRQRFSDHYGAIDGFDYPVTHAEARQLWQHFLDFGLAAFGDYQDAMAEGEPYLFHARISAALNIGLLDVRCLCEEVDKVWREGRVPLNAAEGFIRQLIGWREYVRGIYWLRMPEYAALNYLGNERALPEFYWTGRTRMRCMEQAIGQTLRLGYAHHIQRLMVTGNFALLAGIAPAAICEWYLAVYMDAFDWVELPNTLGMVMYADGGYLGSKPYCASGRYIQRMSDHCKACSYRVDHVTEVDGCPFNALYWHFLIRHRSELSANPRLALVYRSLDGMAADRRDAVWQRGQSLLAQLDAAQPI; encoded by the coding sequence ATGCGCCTGGGTCTGGTACTGGGTGACCAGCTGTCCTTCGATCTGGCCAGCCTCAACGCCCTCGATCCTGCCCGCGATGCTGTGCTGATGGCAGAAGTGGAAGGGGAAGCCAGGTATGTGCCGCATCATCCATTGAAGATCGTCCTGATCTTCAGCGCCATGCGGCACTTCGCCCAGGCGCTGCGCGAGCGCGGTTGGCAGGTGCATTATGTGCAACTTGATGATGACGGCAACAGCGGAACCATCGTTGGCGAGTTGCGGCGCTGGCAGCAGGCCCTGGGAGCCACGCATATTCACCTGACCGAGTGCGGAGAGTGGCGCCTGGAGCAGGCGTTGCGCGATGCCGCACTGCCGCTTGTGTGGCATCGCGACACGCGATTTATCTGTTCTCGCGAAGCCTTCGCGCGCTGGGCCCGGGAGCGCGGCCAACTGCGCATGGAGTACTTCTACCGTGGCATGCGCAAGCGTACCGGTCTGCTGCTGGAGCCTGACGGCAGCCCGGCAGGTGGAACCTGGAATCTCGATGGCGACAATCGCAAGGCCTTGCCCCGCCAGCTGCGTGGCCCCTTCGCCGCGCATTTCGAGCAGGACGAGATCACGGCAGCGGTAATAGCCCTGGTACGCCAACGCTTCAGCGACCACTACGGAGCCATCGACGGTTTCGACTACCCGGTGACCCATGCCGAGGCAAGGCAGCTCTGGCAACACTTTCTGGATTTCGGCCTGGCAGCTTTCGGTGACTACCAGGATGCGATGGCCGAGGGCGAGCCGTACCTGTTCCATGCGCGCATCAGTGCGGCGCTGAACATCGGGCTTCTGGACGTACGTTGCCTGTGCGAGGAGGTCGACAAGGTCTGGCGCGAGGGGCGAGTACCGCTCAATGCAGCAGAGGGCTTCATCCGCCAGTTGATCGGCTGGCGCGAGTATGTGCGCGGCATCTACTGGCTGCGCATGCCGGAGTATGCGGCGCTCAACTACCTGGGCAACGAGCGAGCGTTGCCGGAATTCTACTGGACCGGGCGCACCCGCATGCGCTGCATGGAGCAGGCCATCGGCCAGACCCTTCGCCTGGGCTACGCTCACCATATCCAGCGGCTTATGGTCACCGGCAACTTCGCCTTGCTGGCCGGTATCGCCCCAGCCGCGATTTGTGAGTGGTACCTGGCGGTCTACATGGATGCCTTCGACTGGGTCGAGCTGCCCAACACGCTTGGTATGGTGATGTACGCCGACGGCGGCTACCTGGGGTCCAAGCCTTACTGCGCCAGTGGTCGTTATATCCAGCGCATGTCCGACCATTGCAAGGCGTGCAGTTACAGGGTTGACCACGTGACCGAGGTGGATGGCTGCCCGTTCAATGCCTTGTATTGGCATTTTCTGATTCGCCATCGCTCGGAACTTTCGGCTAACCCGCGTCTGGCGTTGGTCTATCGAAGCCTGGATGGCATGGCGGCTGACCGTCGCGATGCCGTGTGGCAGCGTGGCCAGTCACTGCTGGCACAACTCGATGCTGCGCAGCCGATATGA
- a CDS encoding chalcone isomerase family protein encodes MGRTARWTWLCLLLTGLSEAADWRAELPGAQRLGSGEFTWFGLRLYTAQLWAAGPVQGWNRPFALELAYHRTLSRDMLVKASLEEMYRLDPDSLTPQRRAAWSQAMQQAFVDVRPGMRITGLYMPGQGCRFYVDGKLSRAVADPVFARAFFAIWLDPRARDQQLRQRLLGGMP; translated from the coding sequence ATGGGGCGCACTGCTCGTTGGACCTGGCTTTGCCTGCTACTGACAGGCCTGTCCGAGGCGGCGGACTGGCGAGCGGAGCTCCCGGGGGCGCAACGGCTGGGCTCCGGTGAGTTCACCTGGTTCGGCCTGCGTCTTTACACCGCACAGCTATGGGCAGCAGGTCCGGTTCAGGGCTGGAACCGGCCTTTTGCCCTTGAACTCGCCTATCACCGAACGCTGTCCAGAGACATGCTGGTGAAGGCCAGCCTCGAGGAAATGTACCGCCTGGATCCTGATAGCCTGACGCCGCAGCGGCGCGCGGCGTGGTCCCAGGCCATGCAGCAGGCGTTCGTGGATGTACGCCCTGGGATGCGCATCACCGGCTTGTACATGCCGGGGCAGGGCTGCCGCTTCTACGTCGATGGCAAACTCAGCCGGGCGGTCGCCGACCCCGTTTTTGCACGGGCGTTCTTCGCCATCTGGCTCGATCCACGGGCCAGGGATCAACAACTGCGTCAGCGTCTGCTGGGGGGCATGCCATGA
- a CDS encoding glutamine synthetase family protein: MSVVFPDLLTEVRSFRAQHPEIRYVDLIALDIPGHFYGKRYPMDMLEKVAAGAPLKLPQNCVLLGTQGGLYPIGDYCFADGDPDAARRLVPGSLKPVRWEKEPIAQMLITSDGTAKPIEFEPREVLARVIQRLARRGIRPVVAFELEFYLFDRKLDNGLPQYPRDKATDDHDDQPNMHIERLSRFAPVLHEMVDGANEQGVPANVITAELGPGQFEINFSHSDDAMSAADWSALFCRSTRGIAMKHGYRASFMSKPYLDAPGSGMHVHVSLYDNAGNNILAGDDQRKLRHAVAGCLELLPHCMPIFAPNHNAYRRYGAMVNAASKASWGFEDRDACIRIPESDPRNLRIEHRLAGADANPYLVLAAILTGMEHGLERGVEPIAPLNDNRQSGIEFPKDAFSALAAMRHHPEVNEGLGSEFVMVYCENKYQEQLDFMRHIDAREYRWFL; this comes from the coding sequence ATGAGTGTCGTCTTTCCGGATCTGCTGACTGAAGTGCGCTCGTTCCGAGCGCAGCACCCAGAAATACGTTATGTCGACCTGATTGCGCTGGATATTCCCGGGCACTTCTACGGCAAGCGCTACCCCATGGACATGCTGGAAAAAGTCGCAGCCGGCGCGCCGCTGAAGTTGCCGCAGAACTGCGTGCTGCTGGGCACCCAGGGTGGCCTCTACCCGATCGGTGACTACTGCTTCGCCGACGGCGACCCGGATGCCGCCCGCCGCCTGGTGCCGGGTTCCCTCAAGCCGGTGCGCTGGGAAAAGGAACCGATCGCGCAGATGCTCATCACCTCCGACGGCACTGCCAAGCCCATCGAGTTCGAGCCCCGTGAAGTGCTGGCCCGGGTGATCCAGCGCCTGGCCAGGCGCGGCATTCGCCCGGTGGTGGCCTTCGAGCTGGAGTTCTACCTGTTCGACCGCAAGCTCGACAACGGCCTGCCACAGTACCCACGCGACAAGGCGACCGACGACCACGACGACCAGCCGAACATGCACATCGAGCGGTTGTCGCGTTTCGCACCGGTGCTGCACGAGATGGTCGATGGCGCCAACGAGCAGGGCGTGCCGGCGAACGTCATCACCGCAGAGCTGGGCCCCGGCCAGTTCGAGATCAACTTCTCGCACAGCGACGATGCCATGAGCGCTGCGGACTGGTCGGCGCTGTTCTGCCGCAGTACCCGCGGTATCGCGATGAAGCACGGCTACCGAGCCAGCTTCATGAGCAAGCCGTACCTCGACGCGCCGGGCAGCGGCATGCATGTGCACGTCAGCCTGTACGACAACGCCGGCAACAACATCCTGGCCGGCGATGACCAGCGCAAGCTGCGCCATGCGGTGGCAGGGTGCCTGGAGCTGCTGCCGCACTGCATGCCGATCTTCGCCCCCAACCACAATGCCTACCGCCGTTACGGCGCCATGGTCAACGCGGCGAGCAAGGCCAGCTGGGGTTTCGAAGATCGCGATGCGTGTATTCGCATCCCCGAGTCCGACCCGCGCAACCTGCGCATCGAACACCGCCTAGCCGGTGCCGATGCCAACCCGTACCTGGTGCTGGCGGCCATCCTGACCGGGATGGAGCATGGCCTGGAACGTGGCGTCGAGCCCATTGCCCCGCTGAACGACAACCGCCAGAGCGGCATCGAGTTCCCCAAGGATGCCTTCAGTGCCCTGGCGGCCATGCGTCACCACCCGGAGGTGAACGAGGGCCTGGGCAGTGAATTCGTGATGGTCTACTGCGAAAACAAATACCAGGAGCAACTGGACTTCATGCGCCACATCGATGCCCGCGAATACCGCTGGTTCCTGTAG
- a CDS encoding helix-turn-helix domain-containing protein gives MKMHEEVEALAILIHDLRKFKNLTLGELAERINRSVGFLSQVERGVSRPTVADLTAISEALGVSTAYFYNLSKPRSVSWVTRPHERRTLYLESGITDVLASPTIGGAFSMLDSHLEPGASSGELYLTDRSEQGCFVLEGELTVWLDHGDAVTLQANDCFQLHPHAQFRYANLTEKATRVLWVFN, from the coding sequence ATGAAGATGCACGAAGAGGTTGAAGCCCTCGCGATCCTTATTCACGACCTGCGCAAATTCAAGAACCTGACCCTGGGCGAACTGGCCGAGCGCATCAACCGCTCGGTCGGCTTTCTGTCCCAGGTCGAGCGCGGTGTTTCGCGCCCTACCGTGGCCGACCTCACCGCCATCAGTGAAGCGCTCGGCGTATCCACCGCGTACTTCTACAACCTGAGCAAGCCGCGCAGCGTCAGCTGGGTCACGCGCCCCCACGAGCGGCGCACGCTGTACCTCGAGTCGGGCATTACCGATGTGCTGGCTTCGCCCACCATTGGCGGCGCGTTCTCCATGCTCGACAGCCATCTCGAGCCAGGCGCCAGCAGTGGCGAGCTGTACCTGACTGACCGTTCCGAGCAGGGCTGTTTCGTGCTCGAAGGCGAACTCACGGTCTGGCTGGACCACGGCGACGCCGTGACCCTGCAGGCCAACGACTGCTTCCAGCTGCACCCCCACGCGCAGTTCCGTTACGCCAACCTGACGGAAAAAGCCACCCGCGTGCTCTGGGTCTTCAACTGA
- the pstA gene encoding phosphate ABC transporter permease PstA has protein sequence MTNLTTPANALPSLQRKLEGRSLRSLVLTTLAWFAALVASVPLISVLYMLITRGGARLNLEVFTELPPTGFEMGGGFGNAMAGTFVMVGIAAAIAVPVGILAAVFLAELGPDSKLANAARFAAKMLTGLPSILAGVFAYALVVMTTGTYSAPAGGVALAVLMLPIVVLTAEESMKMVPKIMKDAAYGMGCTRAQVIWKIVLPTGLPAILTGVMLAVARAAGETAPLLFTALFSNYWILHDGDLAVMNPTASLAVLIYNFSGMPFDNQLELAWAASLVLVMIVLVINILSRVFGKPKY, from the coding sequence ATGACCAACCTCACCACCCCTGCAAACGCGTTGCCCAGCCTGCAGCGCAAGCTGGAAGGCCGTTCCCTGCGCAGCCTGGTATTGACCACGCTGGCATGGTTCGCGGCGCTGGTGGCCAGCGTGCCGCTGATTTCCGTGCTGTACATGCTGATCACCCGCGGCGGCGCACGCCTCAACCTGGAGGTGTTCACCGAGTTGCCGCCCACCGGCTTCGAGATGGGCGGGGGCTTTGGCAACGCCATGGCCGGTACTTTCGTCATGGTCGGCATTGCTGCCGCCATCGCCGTACCGGTCGGTATTCTGGCCGCGGTGTTCCTGGCCGAACTCGGCCCGGACAGCAAGCTGGCCAACGCCGCGCGCTTCGCCGCCAAGATGCTCACCGGCCTGCCGTCGATCCTGGCCGGCGTGTTCGCCTACGCCTTGGTGGTGATGACCACCGGCACCTACTCCGCCCCGGCAGGTGGTGTGGCCCTGGCGGTACTGATGCTGCCCATCGTCGTGCTGACCGCTGAAGAGTCGATGAAGATGGTGCCCAAGATCATGAAGGATGCCGCCTACGGCATGGGCTGCACCCGTGCCCAGGTGATCTGGAAAATCGTCCTGCCCACCGGCCTGCCGGCCATCCTGACCGGCGTCATGCTGGCCGTGGCCCGTGCCGCCGGCGAGACCGCGCCGCTGCTGTTCACCGCGCTGTTCAGCAACTACTGGATCCTGCATGACGGCGACCTGGCAGTCATGAACCCGACGGCCTCGCTGGCCGTACTGATCTACAACTTCTCCGGCATGCCATTCGACAACCAGCTCGAGCTCGCCTGGGCGGCCTCGCTGGTACTGGTGATGATCGTGCTGGTAATCAACATTCTGAGCCGAGTATTCGGCAAGCCCAAGTATTGA
- a CDS encoding gamma-glutamyl-gamma-aminobutyrate hydrolase family protein yields MPRVPVIGITACTSMIELHATQTISEKYARAAAKAACGLPIVIPSLADLMDSADILDVVDGLIFTGSPSNIEPLHYNGPASAAGTHHDPLRDATTLPLMRAAIAAGVPVLGICRGFQEMNVALGGTLHQKVHETGMFMDHRESKGEPIEKQYGPRHALHIEPGGMLDRMGLPAVIDVNSIHGQGIDVLAPGLRVEALAPDGLVEAVSVENSKGFALAVQWHPEYQVMDNPHYLTIFQSFGKACRHRSVLRQMLLKSA; encoded by the coding sequence ATGCCACGTGTGCCCGTTATCGGCATTACCGCATGCACCAGCATGATCGAGCTGCATGCAACCCAGACCATCAGCGAGAAGTACGCGCGCGCGGCGGCCAAGGCAGCGTGCGGGCTGCCCATCGTGATACCCAGCCTCGCAGACCTGATGGACAGCGCCGATATTCTCGACGTGGTGGATGGGCTGATCTTCACCGGTTCGCCGTCCAACATCGAACCGTTGCACTACAACGGCCCGGCCAGTGCAGCGGGCACCCATCACGACCCGCTGCGTGATGCCACCACCTTGCCGCTGATGCGTGCGGCCATCGCCGCCGGTGTGCCGGTGCTCGGCATCTGCCGTGGCTTCCAGGAAATGAACGTGGCGCTGGGCGGCACCCTGCACCAGAAGGTGCATGAGACCGGCATGTTCATGGACCACCGCGAAAGCAAGGGTGAGCCCATCGAAAAGCAATACGGCCCGCGTCACGCCCTGCATATAGAACCCGGCGGCATGCTCGACCGCATGGGTTTGCCGGCGGTTATCGATGTCAATTCCATCCACGGCCAGGGCATCGATGTACTGGCCCCCGGGCTGAGGGTGGAGGCGCTGGCACCCGATGGTCTGGTGGAAGCTGTTTCGGTCGAGAACAGCAAGGGTTTTGCCCTGGCCGTGCAATGGCACCCCGAGTACCAGGTCATGGACAACCCGCATTACCTGACCATCTTCCAGTCCTTTGGCAAGGCCTGCCGGCATCGCTCGGTATTGCGCCAGATGCTGTTGAAGTCCGCCTGA
- the pstC gene encoding phosphate ABC transporter permease subunit PstC, with amino-acid sequence MNTPFAIPANPDSACQPPSAKDFLVDRTFRALARIGVVLVLALVFALVYEVGRKALPGIEKHGFDVLFGSVWDVNQGKYGILPAIWGTLYSALIALLIAGFFGVSMAIFLTQDFLPARLAAVFRTIVELLAAIPSVVYGLWGIYVVIPAIRPLTTWLNSELGWIPFFGTSLSGPGLLPAALVLAIMILPTIAAVSQDALTSVPMKTKQAAYGLGATHWEAILKVMVPSAATGIFGSLVLGLGRALGETMALAMLVGNANNISLSLFAPANTLAALLALNFPEAGPNEIEVLMYAALVLMFITLAVNVLGSMIMLYAQRGNK; translated from the coding sequence ATGAACACTCCTTTTGCCATCCCGGCTAACCCCGACTCTGCGTGCCAGCCACCGTCTGCGAAAGACTTCCTGGTTGATCGCACCTTCCGTGCGCTTGCACGCATCGGTGTGGTGCTGGTGCTGGCGCTGGTCTTCGCGCTGGTCTACGAAGTGGGCCGCAAGGCACTGCCAGGCATCGAGAAGCACGGCTTTGACGTGCTGTTCGGCAGTGTCTGGGACGTCAACCAAGGCAAGTACGGTATTCTGCCAGCGATCTGGGGCACCCTCTACAGCGCCCTGATCGCCCTGTTGATCGCCGGTTTCTTCGGCGTCAGCATGGCCATTTTCCTGACCCAGGACTTCCTCCCGGCCCGGCTGGCGGCGGTGTTCCGCACCATCGTCGAGCTGCTCGCTGCCATCCCCAGCGTCGTCTACGGCCTGTGGGGGATCTATGTGGTCATCCCGGCCATTCGCCCGCTGACCACCTGGCTGAACAGCGAACTGGGCTGGATTCCCTTTTTCGGTACTTCCCTGAGCGGCCCGGGGCTGCTGCCTGCCGCGCTGGTACTGGCGATCATGATTCTGCCGACCATCGCCGCCGTTTCGCAGGACGCCCTGACCAGCGTGCCGATGAAGACCAAGCAGGCCGCCTACGGCCTGGGCGCCACCCACTGGGAGGCCATCCTCAAGGTAATGGTGCCATCGGCAGCCACCGGCATCTTCGGTTCGCTGGTGCTCGGCCTGGGCCGTGCGCTGGGTGAAACCATGGCGCTGGCCATGCTGGTGGGTAACGCCAACAACATTTCCCTGTCCTTGTTCGCCCCGGCCAACACGCTGGCGGCCTTGCTGGCGCTGAACTTCCCGGAGGCCGGCCCGAACGAGATCGAGGTGCTGATGTACGCGGCACTGGTACTGATGTTCATCACCCTGGCGGTGAACGTACTCGGCTCGATGATCATGCTCTACGCCCAGCGGGGTAACAAATGA
- a CDS encoding SDR family NAD(P)-dependent oxidoreductase: MSLINDLHSPANVLVCGASQGIGLALCTQLLGRADIGRVFAVSRHATSSPALDALFAEHPRQLVRIDCDACSEVALQTLAARVGACCDQLNLVLCTLGVLQEAPARAEKALTQVDMAGLLASFTTNCFAPVLLLRHLLPLLRQQPITYVALSARVGSISDNHLGGWYSYRASKAALNQLLHTASIELKRLNPVSTVLLLHPGTTDTRLSQPFQGNVPPGKLFSPAFAATCILALVSRHGPDQSGTFWAWDGTPIAW, translated from the coding sequence GTGAGCCTTATCAATGACCTTCACTCTCCCGCCAACGTACTGGTCTGCGGAGCCAGCCAGGGAATCGGCCTTGCACTGTGCACGCAGTTGCTGGGGCGCGCCGACATCGGGCGGGTGTTTGCCGTCTCGCGACATGCCACCAGCAGCCCTGCGCTGGATGCTTTGTTCGCCGAGCACCCAAGACAGTTGGTTCGCATCGACTGCGACGCGTGTTCCGAAGTGGCACTGCAAACACTGGCGGCACGGGTGGGCGCCTGCTGCGACCAGCTGAACCTTGTACTGTGTACGCTTGGCGTGCTGCAAGAGGCACCCGCACGGGCCGAAAAAGCGCTGACACAGGTGGACATGGCTGGGCTGCTGGCCAGCTTCACGACCAACTGTTTCGCCCCTGTCCTGCTGCTCAGGCACTTGCTGCCCTTGTTGCGACAGCAACCAATTACCTATGTGGCACTGTCGGCGCGGGTCGGGTCGATCAGCGACAACCATCTTGGCGGGTGGTACAGCTATCGCGCCAGCAAGGCCGCGCTCAACCAGCTTCTGCACACTGCGAGCATCGAACTCAAGCGACTGAACCCTGTTTCCACAGTACTATTGCTGCATCCCGGGACCACCGACACCCGCCTTTCCCAACCCTTTCAGGGCAATGTACCGCCGGGAAAACTGTTCTCGCCGGCATTTGCAGCGACATGCATCCTAGCGCTGGTGAGCCGACACGGCCCCGACCAGAGCGGTACATTCTGGGCGTGGGACGGCACACCGATTGCCTGGTGA